A single region of the Hylaeus volcanicus isolate JK05 chromosome 5, UHH_iyHylVolc1.0_haploid, whole genome shotgun sequence genome encodes:
- the LOC128877415 gene encoding organic cation transporter protein-like, with amino-acid sequence MVEPVKAEEGERPKITAFDDILPYVGEASRYQWFLFFLLLPFTFVYAFLYFTQFFITLVPAEHWCTVPDLDGWNLTDHEKIALSIPPASTEELKVEGATAFSRCNMYNVNYKELLENGTRTADHSWPIRTCQHGWTFNHTMIPYKSIAVELEWVCDQAFLSSAAQSAFFVGSILGGLVFGYIADHYGRIPALVACNTVGFVASVATAFCNNFWSFCLARMIVGTSFDNCFNVLFIIVIEYVGPKYRTLVANMSFGFYFAAAASLLPWIAYWIADWRILSIATACPMVVAFFGPWIVPESARWYITSGHIDKAIAMLKKFAKVNGKEVKQEIFDEFEKSCKSMIEKDKSHNQYTVLHLFKLPRLARITVMLIIYWLLMVWVFDGHVWNMKLLDPNVFMSFSLASLTELPAAILLALFLDRWGRRWMGFASMFLCGIFSFIAVVTPPGATTVAMAIVARLGVNIAGNIGFQYAAEMLPTVVRAQGVSLIHIIGYFAHILGPYIIYLADINPHLPLIALGLLSFCHAFLTLGLPETLNQDLPETLQEGNDFGRDQSFWWIPCVSSSQKLKKSYRKKNGLSNPAFTGSVQKIDCTRL; translated from the exons ATGGTAGAGCCTGTGAAAGCGGAGGAAGGCGAGCGTCCTAAGATCACGGCCTTCGACGACATCCTGCCGTACGTAGGCGAGGCCAGCCGCTACCAATGGTTCCTTTTCTTCTTGCTCCTGCCCTTCACCTTCGTTTACGCGTTCCTCTACTTCACACAGTTCTTCATCACGCTGGTGCCGGCCGAGCACTGGTGCACCGTGCCGGACCTCGATGGCTGGAATCTCACGGACCACGAAAA GATCGCGTTATCGATACCTCCAGCATCGACCGAAGAGTTGAAGGTGGAAGGTGCCACTGCGTTTTCGCGATGCAACATGTACAACGTAAATTACAAGGAATTATTGGAAAACGGTACCAGAACAGCCGATCACTCGTGGCCCATCAGAACATGTCAGCACGGATGGACTTTCAATCACACGATGATACCATACAAATCCATAGCCGTCGAG CTGGAATGGGTCTGCGATCAGGCTTTCCTAAGCTCCGCAGCCCAATCGGCCTTCTTCGTGGGTAGCATCCTCGGCGGCTTGGTATTCGGTTACATAGCCGACCATTATGGCAGGATTCCAGCGTTGGTCGCCTGCAACACGGTAGGATTCGTCGCTTCCGTGGCCACGGCGTTTTGCAACAATTTCTGGAGTTTCTGTCTGGCAAGAATGATCGTCGGAACGTCGTTCGATAACTGCTTTaacgttctttttattatcg TGATCGAGTACGTCGGCCCGAAATACCGAACACTGGTAGCGAACATGTCCTTCGGGTTTTATTTCGCGGCAGCTGCGAGCCTTCTGCCTTGGATCGCTTATTGGATCGCCGATTGGAGGATTCTAAGCATAGCCACCGCCTGTCCCATGGTGGTCGCTTTCTTCGGGCCGTGGATCGTTCCTGAAAGCGCACG TTGGTACATCACCAGCGGCCATATCGACAAGGCGATCGCGATGTTGAAGAAGTTCGCGAAAGTGAACGGCAAGGAGGTGAAACAGGAGATATTCGACGAGTTCGAGAAGAGTTGCAAGTCGATGATAGAGAAGGACAAATCGCATAATCAGTACACCGTCCTGCACCTCTTCAAGTTACCACGCCTTGCTCGTATCACAGTCATGCTCATCATTTACTG GCTCCTCATGGTGTGGGTGTTCGACGGCCACGTCTGGAACATGAAGCTTCTGGACCCCAACGTCTTCATGTCCTTCTCTTTGGCCTCTCTCACCGAACTTCCCGCCGCCATTCTTCTTGCACTCTTTCTGGACAGGTGGGGCCGACGATGGATGGGTTTCGCGTCCATGTTCCTGTGCGGAATCTTCTCCTTTATCGCCGTGGTCACTCCGCCCG GTGCGACAACCGTCGCTATGGCGATCGTAGCGCGTCTCGGAGTCAATATCGCCGGAAATATTGGCTTCCAATACGCCGCGGAAATGCTACCAACCGTGGTGCGAGCCCAAGGAGTGTCCTTGATCCACATCATTGGTTACTTTGCACACATATTGGGTCCGTACATCATTTATCTG GCTGACATTAATCCGCATCTGCCGCTCATCGCACTGGGTCTGCTGTCCTTCTGTCACGCCTTCTTGACCCTCGGTTTACCAGAAACCTTGAATCAAGACTTGCCAGAGACTCTTCAGGAGGGCAACGATTTTGGCAGAGATCAAAGCTTCTGGTGGATACCTTGCGTATCCTC GAGCCAGAAACTGAAGAAGTCCTACAGGAAAAAGAATGGCCTGTCGAATCCAGCCTTCACCGGCAGTGTTCAAAAGATCGACTGCACTAGATTATAG
- the LOC128877417 gene encoding carcinine transporter-like isoform X2 → MKTANNLNHSIGPTERTALRPKLETFDDVLPYVGDYGRYQWLLLLSLLPYGTTYAFLYFSQLFITIIPPEHWCRIDELMTSNFTQEERIQIAIPPSSEYPYYDRCHRKDLNFAELLQTGTDLRSLEFKRNRTVGCTAWEYNFTQIPYATVGTELDWVCDREYLMSTAQAIFFCGSIIGGFLIGWIADHKGRIPALMVCNGIALVGSIATANSNSFWSFAVCRFITGLAFDNCINIPLIVVLEYMAVSKRTLVVNVAFGLYFAVASTILPWLAYYISNWRLFTYVSALPFLSVFITPWILPESARWYVSNGKMEKVVQKLRRIAKINRTNPDPRIYDVFLGNIETSSKQRETATVFDLFRTPRLARNTILLALFWCFTVISFDGHVYSLKLIPSSVFVSFSLACATELPAGLLLALVLDRWGRRFCGFLTLAITCVLSIAELVLQSVAAKLAMSVMSRFCLNMAANIGLQYAAELLPTPVRSQGVSLIHIFGIIAHTLAPYITVSAVVWEGFPMLIISTVSFAGAALVVFLPETLGQCLPHTISQGEEFGKDQNFWSLPWNKKSEFDRHYQSCER, encoded by the exons ATGAAGACCGCGAATAATTTAAACCATTCGATAGGACCGACCGAAAGAACGGCGTTGAGACCAAAATTGGAAACGTTCGACGACGTTCTGCCCTACGTCGGTGATTATGGCAGATACCAATGGTTGCTTTTGTTATCGCTACTGCCTTACGGTACGACGTAcgcgtttctttatttttcgcaACTTTTTATAACCATAATACCCCCGGAACACTGGTGCAGGATAGACGAACTGATGACCTCGAATTTTACCCAGGAGGAAAG GATTCAAATAGCGATTCCACCATCGAGCGAATATCCTTATTACGATCGGTGTCATCGCAAGGACCTGAATTTTGCTGAACTTCTGCAGACTGGCACGGATCTACGTTCTTTGGAGTTCAAGAGGAACAGAACCGTAGGATGCACCGCCTGGGAATATAATTTCACGCAAATCCCGTACGCTACCGTGGGTACTGAG CTAGATTGGGTATGCGACCGAGAATACCTCATGTCAACGGCGCAGGCCATCTTCTTCTGCGGTTCGATTATCGGTGGTTTCCTTATCGGATGGATTGCAGACCACAAAGGACGTATTCCTGCGTTAATGGTCTGCAACGGCATTGCCCTTGTTGGCTCTATCGCAACGGCGAACTCGAATAGCTTCTGGTCTTTCGCTGTGTGCAGGTTTATCACTGGGTTGGCCTTCGACAACTGTATAAACATTCCGTTGATAGTTG TGCTCGAGTACATGGCCGTATCGAAACGCACCTTGGTCGTCAATGTCGCATTCGGCTTATATTTCGCCGTGGCCAGCACCATTCTACCTTGGCTGGCTTACTATATTTCTAATTGGAGATTGTTCACTTACGTCAGCGCTCTACCGTTTTTGTCTGTCTTCATCACGCCATGGATACTTCCCGAGAGCGCCCG GTGGTATGTTTCCAATGGAAAAATGGAGAAGGTTGTTCAGAAACTGCGAAGGATAGCCAAGATCAATCGGACGAATCCAGATCCACGTATTTATGACGTCTTCCTC GGGAATATAGAAACCTCGTCGAAACAACGGGAAACAGCGACGGTGTTCGACCTGTTCAGAACACCCCGCCTGGCACGGAACACCATACTTCTGGCTCTGTTCTGG TGCTTCACCGTGATATCGTTCGACGGCCACGTTTATTCGCTGAAGCTCATCCCGAGTTCAGTGTTCGTGTCCTTTTCCCTCGCCTGTGCCACGGAACTACCAGCTGGCTTGTTGCTGGCCCTGGTGCTGGACAGGTGGGGCCGTAGATTCTGCGGATTTCTCACCTTGGCGATTACTTGCGTCCTCAGCATCGCCGAGCTCGTACTACAATCCG TCGCTGCCAAGCTAGCGATGTCGGTGATGTCGCGATTCTGTTTGAACATGGCAGCCAATATCGGCCTCCAATACGCGGCGGAACTGTTGCCGACGCCCGTCAGATCGCAGGGTGTATCGCTAATTCATATCTTCGGTATCATCGCGCACACCTTGGCACCGTACATAACAGTCTCG GCCGTAGTGTGGGAAGGATTCCCAATGCTGATCATTAGCACGGTTTCGTTCGCTGGCGCTGCCCTGGTCGTCTTCCTACCGGAAACGCTAGGCCAGTGTCTTCCTCACACCATCAGTCAAGGAGAAGAGTTCGGGAAGGATCAAAATTTCTGGTCGTTACCTTGGAACAAGAAGTCGGAATTCGATCGGCATTATCAGTCTTGCGAACGATAA
- the LOC128877417 gene encoding carcinine transporter-like isoform X1 has translation MIRDTQSESTEMKTANNLNHSIGPTERTALRPKLETFDDVLPYVGDYGRYQWLLLLSLLPYGTTYAFLYFSQLFITIIPPEHWCRIDELMTSNFTQEERIQIAIPPSSEYPYYDRCHRKDLNFAELLQTGTDLRSLEFKRNRTVGCTAWEYNFTQIPYATVGTELDWVCDREYLMSTAQAIFFCGSIIGGFLIGWIADHKGRIPALMVCNGIALVGSIATANSNSFWSFAVCRFITGLAFDNCINIPLIVVLEYMAVSKRTLVVNVAFGLYFAVASTILPWLAYYISNWRLFTYVSALPFLSVFITPWILPESARWYVSNGKMEKVVQKLRRIAKINRTNPDPRIYDVFLGNIETSSKQRETATVFDLFRTPRLARNTILLALFWCFTVISFDGHVYSLKLIPSSVFVSFSLACATELPAGLLLALVLDRWGRRFCGFLTLAITCVLSIAELVLQSVAAKLAMSVMSRFCLNMAANIGLQYAAELLPTPVRSQGVSLIHIFGIIAHTLAPYITVSAVVWEGFPMLIISTVSFAGAALVVFLPETLGQCLPHTISQGEEFGKDQNFWSLPWNKKSEFDRHYQSCER, from the exons ATGATAAGGGACACACAGAGTGAATCGAC AGAAATGAAGACCGCGAATAATTTAAACCATTCGATAGGACCGACCGAAAGAACGGCGTTGAGACCAAAATTGGAAACGTTCGACGACGTTCTGCCCTACGTCGGTGATTATGGCAGATACCAATGGTTGCTTTTGTTATCGCTACTGCCTTACGGTACGACGTAcgcgtttctttatttttcgcaACTTTTTATAACCATAATACCCCCGGAACACTGGTGCAGGATAGACGAACTGATGACCTCGAATTTTACCCAGGAGGAAAG GATTCAAATAGCGATTCCACCATCGAGCGAATATCCTTATTACGATCGGTGTCATCGCAAGGACCTGAATTTTGCTGAACTTCTGCAGACTGGCACGGATCTACGTTCTTTGGAGTTCAAGAGGAACAGAACCGTAGGATGCACCGCCTGGGAATATAATTTCACGCAAATCCCGTACGCTACCGTGGGTACTGAG CTAGATTGGGTATGCGACCGAGAATACCTCATGTCAACGGCGCAGGCCATCTTCTTCTGCGGTTCGATTATCGGTGGTTTCCTTATCGGATGGATTGCAGACCACAAAGGACGTATTCCTGCGTTAATGGTCTGCAACGGCATTGCCCTTGTTGGCTCTATCGCAACGGCGAACTCGAATAGCTTCTGGTCTTTCGCTGTGTGCAGGTTTATCACTGGGTTGGCCTTCGACAACTGTATAAACATTCCGTTGATAGTTG TGCTCGAGTACATGGCCGTATCGAAACGCACCTTGGTCGTCAATGTCGCATTCGGCTTATATTTCGCCGTGGCCAGCACCATTCTACCTTGGCTGGCTTACTATATTTCTAATTGGAGATTGTTCACTTACGTCAGCGCTCTACCGTTTTTGTCTGTCTTCATCACGCCATGGATACTTCCCGAGAGCGCCCG GTGGTATGTTTCCAATGGAAAAATGGAGAAGGTTGTTCAGAAACTGCGAAGGATAGCCAAGATCAATCGGACGAATCCAGATCCACGTATTTATGACGTCTTCCTC GGGAATATAGAAACCTCGTCGAAACAACGGGAAACAGCGACGGTGTTCGACCTGTTCAGAACACCCCGCCTGGCACGGAACACCATACTTCTGGCTCTGTTCTGG TGCTTCACCGTGATATCGTTCGACGGCCACGTTTATTCGCTGAAGCTCATCCCGAGTTCAGTGTTCGTGTCCTTTTCCCTCGCCTGTGCCACGGAACTACCAGCTGGCTTGTTGCTGGCCCTGGTGCTGGACAGGTGGGGCCGTAGATTCTGCGGATTTCTCACCTTGGCGATTACTTGCGTCCTCAGCATCGCCGAGCTCGTACTACAATCCG TCGCTGCCAAGCTAGCGATGTCGGTGATGTCGCGATTCTGTTTGAACATGGCAGCCAATATCGGCCTCCAATACGCGGCGGAACTGTTGCCGACGCCCGTCAGATCGCAGGGTGTATCGCTAATTCATATCTTCGGTATCATCGCGCACACCTTGGCACCGTACATAACAGTCTCG GCCGTAGTGTGGGAAGGATTCCCAATGCTGATCATTAGCACGGTTTCGTTCGCTGGCGCTGCCCTGGTCGTCTTCCTACCGGAAACGCTAGGCCAGTGTCTTCCTCACACCATCAGTCAAGGAGAAGAGTTCGGGAAGGATCAAAATTTCTGGTCGTTACCTTGGAACAAGAAGTCGGAATTCGATCGGCATTATCAGTCTTGCGAACGATAA